One Ammospiza caudacuta isolate bAmmCau1 chromosome 27, bAmmCau1.pri, whole genome shotgun sequence genomic window, CCCCAAGTGCTGGTTAAACTCAAGAAGTATCCCCAAGGGGACAAGGTGAGACTGGTGGTGTTGTTACCTGCATGGGGAAATGTTCCCTGTCCCAAAACCCTTCCCTGATGGAgcaggtggggacagggggaggtgGGCTGGTGAGCTGAGTGCCTGGCTTTGTGTTTGTCAGGATTTCACTGAGGATGTGAACTGTGCCTTTGagttcctgctgaagctgaccCCTCTGCTCGACAAAGCTGACCAGCGCTGCAAGTGAGTGAGTGCCCAGCATGgccacagctgccacagccaccctgTCCTCAGTGTGGGGACAAACCAACCCAattcctggcagggctggcttgGTTTCTGATCCCATTTCTTcttcctgaggagctgctgctgctgccacatgAGTGAGGCAGCTGAGTCACGTGTgtgacacccagagctgctctggaccctgcagcaccctcagaggggtgggacagggccagcagggcagctcatgatccccctgccctgtggcactgTCTGGGGTGACAGGAATGCTGTCCTTGGGGCTAcagctctcctctctctctctcttccagctGCAACTGCATgagcctgctcctgcaggagtgCAGcaagcaggggctgctctctgAGGCCAACATGAACAACCTCATTGACAAACGGTACagccaccccaaaatctggggaaCCCCTCACAAAGGAGCACCTGGTTTGGGGGAGCatgagggagcagctgtgctgacactggggggctggagcacctggttTTGGGGGGAAGCAGCTGTGCTGACACTGGGGGACTGCAGCTGGGACATGCATGGTGGCCTGGGGGGACAGGATGCTGCTTTTGGGACAGGTTGGGTACAGGCAGAGTTTGTCCCCTCAGAGAGGCAGCTGGTGGTGGCCTGAGGCAGTGGCTGTCCCTTGAGGGTGCCAtgggtggagggagggaggcagagtGATGGATTCCTACAACTGGCCCTTCTTTGGGGTCCCCCAGGGCCGCAGACAAGGAAAACTCTCCGTCCCTGAAATCGGCCGAGAACGCCAACATCCAGCCCAACCCTGGGCTCATCCTGAGGGCTGAGCCCACTGTCACCAACATCCTGAAGGTCAGTGCccttctgcagccctgctgggctggctgggctcaGGCCTGGAGCTCTTTGCCAGCAGCATCAGTCTAAGCAGGCAGCCAGGGTGCTTGGGAGGCGCCGGatttctccctgccctggggtggaGTAGTGGAGGAATCACTGGAGCCTTGCTGCTCCATTGTGGAGATGAGGAgctcccctcctcctctccttcccaggaaGCTGGAGGAGCTGTCAGGTGGCATGTCATCAGTGCCAGCAGCCTgagcccagccagctctgcctgtatcagctgctctctgtgtgtatctcccctgctccctggggactccccctgtccctgtctcacTCTGCTTGTTTTGCTGCTACTGAGTGACAGGGGCTGTTTTCCTGCTGGTGGCAGGGGCTCAGAGGTCTCCATCCCACCTCTCCCAAATCCAGGAGTCCCTGTTCCTTAAGGTTTCAGGGACAGCTCTTGCAGCTGGTCAGCTCTGTACCCATAGAGCTGGAGTTTGCTGCTACTCTGTAGCACACATCCCCATGACTTccatttcctcttgcttttttGCTTGTAGACCATGGATGCAGATCACTCCAAGTCCCCTGAGGGCCTGCTGGGGGTCCTGGGTCACATGCTGTCTGGGAAGAGCCTGGacttgctgctggcagcagcagcagccactgggaAGCTGAAATCCTTCGCTCGGAAGTTTGTCAAGTGAGTGTCCACATGGGTGGCACTGTGAGTGGTGaccagggggctgggggggacagACACCCCTTAAACTGCCCCCTGAacagggctggatgtgcctgTGACCCTGTGGAGCACTGGGGAGGGCTGAGATCTCAGGGATGctgcaccccacagccccccatcTTTGCATGAACAGGACAGAGAATTGGAGCCAGGCTGGTCTGGGGTGTTCAGAAAACTGAAGGCTGTGGCTGAGCCCTGGATCCAGGGCAGTGTGTCCCTGCCTTCTGCAGACACACATGTCCTGCTTAGTGCACACACACGTGGGGCTGTGTGATGGGCTCCTCCAAGGTGGCTTGGGGGGTCTGTGCTCTGAAATGCCCTCTCTGGGGAAAGCCCTTGGTGTGGGTGAGCAGCTTGGCTGGACCTGTGTGaccacagggagcagaggcagggaggaggtgaCGTCCCTGTGGTGCTGGagggtgtctgcagagctgggccttgcatctcctgcccctctgtgcTGGAGCTTGGGGGGGTTCTGCAGGCCAGTCCTGCTTGTGTCAGGGCTGGTAATTGTGTGGTTGGACTGATGATGCTTTGCTGCCACTCTGTGCCCCTGCAGGCTGAATGAATTCACCAAGCAAATCACCGGGGAAATCTGTGAGTGCGTGTTCGTCCGTGCGTCGGGTGATTGGAGCTGTGCcccccctgctgcccctgctggggTGCTCTGGGGCCTGCCTGGGTTAAactggggctggctgtggcaccagagccagctgagctgtgccaggcccagctgggggtgctggcagggtgggtgctctgtgccaccagggatttgggggcacGCTGTGTGTCCATCCCAAATCTATGGTGTTCCCGTGGGCTCCCTCTCCCCAGCTGAGCCAGGGGGCCCCTTGGCTCCCTCCCTGGAAGGGGTGATGTGTCAGCACAGCCCAGATAAGGACTCTGACTCTGTGTGATGAAACTTGCAGAGTGCTCTGACCTTCCATGGTGAGGGAGGCCCCActtgggctggggctgcccagaggaggccagagctgctctgggagagaTGAGGTGGGGGGAGGCACTTGGAACATCCACTGGGGGGGGTAGAAACTGTGTGGGGGAACAGTGGGGGAACTGTGCCCTGGCCCCCTTGTTTGTGGGGTTCtgcttccctcctcctgctgaggccccaaggtttttatttctcctcCCTCAGCCAAGAGTGGCCCAGTCCGGGCTCTGCTCTTTGACATCTCCTTCCTCATGCTGTGCCATGTGGCCCAGACCTATGGCTCAGAGGTAAGGATCCTTTGGGGGGAGGGATGAGAGGGTGGGACTGGATTCTGTgaaggaggggaaggatgaGGCTGGATGCTAAGAGGAGCTCTCAGATCTGCCAGCTCAGGCCCTGCGCTGCTGCAGCCTATCAGCCTCCTCTAGTGGCCAGCCTGCCGCTGTCctcactgtccctgcagccacttcatagcccagggcacagcacccAGTGCCTGTCACCTGGAAATGTGTCCCTGGGGCTCTCTGGGTGCCAGGTGATGGAGCAGGACTGGCTGTCACCTCCCTGAGGGCTTGGGCTGTGCTTCATTGGTGGGATCAATGGGAATGCTGCTTCCAATGGCCTTGCAGCTCACCAGACTGCTCCCAGTTTGCCCCTCCAGTTTGGCACTGGTTGGCATGGCCAGGCAGTGTCAGCCCTCCCTGTCTAAGGAGGAACTCTCAGCCCTGCCCAAGAAACCACTTTGGGTTGCACGAAAATTTTCCAGGTTTCGacatctgtgtgtgctgggaggcGAAACGATACCGAAACCTGGGGATGCAGAGAGGGGGAGAGCAGGGTCCTGCCcaggcagcctgggagcagggaggggaaaccaggcagggatggatgtgcccagggctgtccaaTGAGATCTCATCccccccctcccagcccagcagctttcctgcccagctgctgctgaacagaTGTGTGAAACTTCTTTGGACAAAAATAGTGTCCCCTGGGTGACACGGGCTGAGGGGAGGAAGTGACGTGTGGGGTTCCCAGCTCATGGCCCCCACAGGGGtgaccccagccccagggacctTATGGACAAAGGACTTGTTTGAGCTGGACACTGTGACCCCGTGGCCACACTCACAGCTGGCCTGGcatctctgctctgagctgggctgtgttctgCTGGGGAGCACCGTGGTGTTAGGGGAAACCACAACCCACAGAGGGGAAACCAGTGCCTCAGACAGCCTGACCAGTGCCCTGCTGGGGCCTGACCAGTGCCTGTCCCTCCCTCCGGGCCACAGGGCGGCGCTGTTCCCACGGCCATGAGCACCCTGGGGTGGGGGACAGACCCAGGGTGGGACAGACATACCCCAGGGTGGGACAGACATACCCCAGGGTGGGGGTCCCCAGCAGGGTCCCCACCTGGGGATGAGGATGCAGACCCCGTGTTGGTTCCTTTCCAGGTGATCCTGTCGGATTCCAACCCTCCAGGGGAGGTGCCCTTCTTTGAGACCTGGATGCTGACCTGCATGCCCGAGGAGGGGAAGATCCTCAACCCCGACCACCCCTGCTTCCGCCCGGATTCCACCAAGGTGGAGTCCCTGGTTGCCCTCCTCAACAACTCCTCTGAGATGAAGCTGGTGTAAGAGCCCACCtgtgtgcccaccctgccagctcttgggggagcccccagccccacagctgggtCTGAATCCCCATCTCTCTCCCTGACAGGCAGATGAAGTGGCACGAGGTGTGTCTGAGCATCTCAGCTGCCATTCTGGAGATCCTCAATGCCTGGGAGAATGGAGTCCTCAGCACGGAGTCAATCcaggtggggctgctgggggacaGAGTGGAGCTGAGGAGGGGCCAAGGGTCCAGAAGCTCTGGGGTACCCTGTTCTCCTGCCCTGatccctctggcagctgccTTGGAGCTCGGAAGTGGGAAATTGATGTGGCTCCAGCCCCTTGTTCCGGCTCCAAAGTGCCCTGTAGGTGGCATGGGACTGGCAGGGACAGTGTCACACCCATGGAGGACAGAAGGGGTTGAACCCTGCAGTCAGgacccacagccctgggaggtGATGGCTGCACACCCACCTGGCTGTGCTTCTCTCCTCTGCTAGAAAATCACAGAGAACATCAAGGGCAAGGTGTGCAGCATGGCAGTGTGTGCAGTGGCCTGGCTGGTGGCCCATGTCCGCATGCTGGGCCTGGATGAGCGCGAGAAATCTCTGCAGATGATCCGGCAGCTGGCGACGCCTCTGTACGGGGAGAACACGCTGCAGTTCTACAACGAGCGGTGAGCTgggcccaggggctgctcctgccctgcagctggggcccaggggctgctcctgccctgtaGCTGGGGCCCagggccacagctcctgccctgcttcccCTTCTCCACTTCCCAATCCTGTGCCATCTCCTGCCCGGCTtctgctgcccagctccacGCTGCCTCCTGCCCCCTTTCCACTTTCCAGTGCCATTGTCTCCTGCCCTTCTTCTTCCCAGTGCCATGCCATCTTCCCTGTTTCTGCTCCCCAGTGCCATGCCATCTTCCCTGTTTCTGCTTCCCAGTGCCATGGTATCTTCTCTGTTTCTGCTTCCTGGTGCCATGCCATCTTCCCTGTTTCTGCTTCCTGGTGCCATGCCattctctgtgccctgctgtcccttcctgtgctgtgccattcTCTATCTCTGTGCTATCCTGTcccttcccagtgctctgccatTCTCCATGCCCTGCTGTTCCTCCCCAATGCCATGCCactctctgtgccctgctgttcCTCCCCAATGCCATGCCactctctgtgccctgctgtcccttccctgtgccatgccactctctgtgccctgctgtcccttccctgtgccatgccactctctgtgccctgctgtcctttccctgtgccctgaCCCCATCTCTCTGTCCCAGCGTGGTGATCATGAGCTCCATCCTGGAGCACATGTGTGCGGATGTCCTGCAGCAAACGGCCACACAGATCAAATTCCCCTCCACTGGCATGGACACCATTCCCTACTGGAACCTTCTGCCCCCCAAGAAGCCCATCAAGGAGGTTCTGACCAGCGTGTTCACCAAGGTGCTGGAGAAGGGCTGGGTGGACAGCCGCTCCATCCACATCTTCGACACCCTGCTGCACATGGGGGGGGTCTACTGGTTCTGCAACAACCTGGTCAAGGTATGAGGGGGCAGGAGGGACCCCCTAGTGCTGGGCAGGGTGTGAGGGCAGGAATGGTGGGTCTGGTTTGTGTTCCCAGTGTCCTGGGTTCTCAGGTAGCTGTTGTTAattgctgccctgagatgtgcaggatgtcccTGTTTCACCTGCGTGGCagaagaacgagtctggactcttcagttttctgtcttgaggttgtttatcaattcttatctataaaattttctttctgcccagtcgaggtgtgctcagcagggcagccacaggcactctgactGCCCCTCTACACCACAAACCAAGTACAACATATctacacttaattcccaatacccatcacctgtgttagacagtgcacttctactctaaaccaatcccaaagtgccaacatcactgcagaaaatggagaacaagaagaagaaggagaaaggctggacacgcccaagttcctccatcttttccccataacccccataccaaaaatcctaaaatctacatttccaccttgtgataattttattattatactattcaaacctctgtgactttcaggtcctcatacaaagctggcaacttgctccaggggtcaaaatcaaattcccagggtctctgagccccctggcgGGGTCCTGGCAattctggacacccagagggatgcactgagttctgacactgggtgtccctgggctgggtgctgggacAGTCCTGGCTctgttctgggcagtgccacctctcccctcccctcctgcaggagctgctgaaggagacAAGGAAGGAGCACACGCTGagggctgtggagctgctctATGCCATCTTCTGCCTGGACATGCACCAGCTGACACTGACACTGCTGGGCCACATCCTGCCCAACCTGCTGACAGACTCCTCCAAGTGGCACACCCTCATGGACCCCCCTGGGAAGGCCCTGGCCAAGTAAGACCCCCCAAAGCAATGAAGACTGTCTCCTCAAGGCCTGTTTGGGGAGATGGGAGATGATCTGTGCTGGGATGAGGATCCCAGCTACCCAAATCCCACTCTGGCtttggcagtgccagcagttcccattccctgctgccccctgaggaggaggaggaggaggaggaagctgcTGTGTGCCACACCCCATTGTCAggtgggctggcagcacctgcctgtgtccctgtctgtccccaggctctCTGTTTGGTGTGCCCTGAGCTCCTACTCCTCCCACAGCAAGGTCCAGGCCTCAGCCCGGCAGAAGAAGAGGCACAGGGAGGACATTGAGGTGTGTCTGggtggggcaggggctgcctgggggcTCTCTGTGCCCAAAAGCAGCAGTGGCTGGGGAAGGTGAGGGTGGCAGGAGTGGATGGGTAAATGCAGACTCCCTGCCCAGCTTTTCTGGGTTCTCTGAGGCCTTCCAACCTTAAAATTCAGgattctcctttctctttttctggggaaggggctgtaaCGAGCTGCTCAGCATGAGTCCAGCTTAGACTGAGCAGAGATCAGATCCTGGGCTGTGGGGATCAGATCCTGGGCTGTGGGGATCAGatcctgggctgtggggctgtgcagagcccagggggggtgaccagccctgtgcagggtgAGGGGCTGGTGGGGCTGACCCCCCTGTTCCCCCCAGGATTACATCAGCCTGTTCCCACTGGATGACACCCAGCCCTCCAAGCTCAtgaggctgctgagctccaACGAGGAGGATTCCAACATCCTCTCCAGCCCCAGTAagtgcaggaggggaggggggatgGCTGCCCTGCCTCCCTGTCCCTTTGGGAAATGTGTATTTGCACAAaaccccttcccttcccaaactgGCTGGGTGAGGGTTTAGAGCTCTCAAGTGCTTTTTGAATTGTCTTGGAGTTTTTGCTTTTGGGAAAAGCcaatttatttacttttctggTCAGAACAACTTGAAAGGATGACATTaccctttcctttcctgccagctcaggggGTCTTTGTGTCCCTCCAGCCACCCCTCATGGGACCACAGCTGGATGTGACATTCCTGGTGTCTGGGGCCAAATCCTGACATTCCAGTGCTGTTAACAAGGCTGAGGCAGAGCGGATGGGGCCCCGGtgacatccctgtccctgtaGTGTCACGGGTTACGACAGCTCCAGCGGGGGATTTGCTGGGGGGATCCATGTCACAGTTCCCACATACATTGTCCACACTCCTGGGCAGTGAGTCAGGACATTCTCAGGTCATTGTTTCTCCCTTTATCCCAAATTACTCTATATGTTAGTTTTCATCACATCTATTGACCTTCAGTTTCAGTTTGGTTTCATTACTGTTGAAATATGGGCTTTTCCCTTTAGTTCACTTATCTTCTTTTATCTCCTGAGGCAGTCCCACCTCTTCCCAGTGACATTCAGGACTTTTTTGGGCTATTTGCTGCAGTGATGTGGAAatgctgcttcctgcagccaCCATGGAACTCATGTGATTCCATGAGAAAAGTGTGGgagggcttttctttttctggtgagcatcctcagagcagcacaaggtgGATGCTGCAGATTAGGGCTGTGGGATGTGCACAAGATCCTTCCCAAAGGGATTCCCATCCCTTTGGAGCACACCTGACCCAGTTCTTCCCACAGGAGTGCCCAGCAGTGCTTCACATCTGGGGGTCAGCTCAATCCTCCTGGTCTATCCCAGGATTTGCTGCTAGATTTGGACGTGCTTCAGCTCTGATAGCTGCATTGCACCCTGACAGTGAGATGGGagggctgctgtgcagctgtTGAACATCTGGCTCACACACAGGATGTGTAACACGTGTGTGTGTTGCTGCTGTTCATGATCATGACACTcatgtcaccacgtgtcacacCCCAAAAGCAGCGTGGCAAACCTGCCTGGGCTCAGTGTGggctggcagaggggacagggatggggcagaaccatctgtgctgtgtttttggggtgccccactGGCACAGGGGGCCTAAACCTCTTCTGCTCCACTGTTGCCTCATGGCAAAGcccctcccagagctgggtgaCCTCGAgtggccagagctgggcacagtgGCTCAGCCAAGGGGGGCACAAAGCTGTTCCTGACTCTGTTCCTGCCCACAGATCGTTCCATGAGCAGCTCACTCTCTGCCTCCCAGCTGCACACTGTCAGCATGAGGGACCCTCTGAACCGAGTGCTGGGTAAGGTGGGGGGGATGCCTCTGTGGGGTCACATCCGACCACTGGGACACCCCCAAATGTCACCTGACTGTTGCTGtctctctgtccccacagcaaacCTCTTCCTGCTCATCTCTTCCATCCTGGGGGCCAAGACAGCTGGCACCCACACCCAGTTTGTGCAGTGGTTCATGGAGGAGTGTGTGgagtgcctggagcagggcagccgTGGCAGCATCCTCCAGTTCATGCCCTTCACCATGGTGGGTGCAGTgacacccctgtccctgcttggGGAGTGCCCCAGGATGTGGGACACACTCACCTGTGCttctcctctgtccctgggCAGGTTTCAGAGCTGGTGAAGGTGTCCACCATGTCCAGTCCCAAAATTGTCCTGGCCATCACTGACCTCAGCCTGCCCCTGGGCCGCCGCGTGGCCGCCAAGGCCATCGCTGCCCTGtgagctgggctgctccaaCAGGGGggatccctgctctggggggatccctgaggagcccaggGGTCTCCCTGGTGCTCTGCATGCCTGGGATCCTTGAGGAGGAGCCCAGAGATCTCTCCCTGGTGCTCTGCATGCCTGGGATCCTTGAGGAGGAGCCCAAGGGTCTCCCTGGTGCTCTGCATGCCTGGGATCCCTTGAGGAGGAGCCCAGGGATCTCCCTGGTGCTCTCAATGCCTGGGATCCCTTAAAGAGGAGCCCAGGGATCTCTCCCTGGTGCTCTGCATGCCTGGGATCCCTGAGGAGGAGCCCAGGGATCTCTCCCTGGTGCTCTGCATGCCTGGGATCCCTGAGGAGGAGCCCAGGGATCTCCCTGGTGTTTTGCATGCCTGGGATGCCTTGAGGAGGAGCCCAGGGATCTCTCCCTGGTGTTTTGCATGCCTGGGATCCCTGAGGAGGAGCCCAGGGATCTCTCCCTGGTGCTCTGCATGCCTGGGATCCCTGAGGAGGAGCCCTGGATGTCCCTGGTGCTCTGCATGCCTGGGATCCCTGA contains:
- the MED24 gene encoding mediator of RNA polymerase II transcription subunit 24; its protein translation is MKVVNLKQAILQAWKERWSDYQWAINMKRFFPRGATWDILNLAEALLEQAMIGPSPNPLILSYLKYAISSQMVSYSTVLMAISKFDDFSRDLCVQSLLEIMDMFCDRLSCHGKAEECISLCRALLSALTWLLRCATFYAEKVKDPLEQAAAENQLKMCLERLEKVLSSTKNRALIHIAKLEETSSWSTVEQSLVKLGENLNNLGSSPLRSQADDCVSLIKSIPTMLSVHSEQLNKTGFPTVHAVVLLEGTMNLTGETQPLVEQLMMVKRMQRIPSPLFVLEIWKACFVGLIECPEGTEELKWTAFTFLKMPQVLVKLKKYPQGDKDFTEDVNCAFEFLLKLTPLLDKADQRCNCNCMSLLLQECSKQGLLSEANMNNLIDKRAADKENSPSLKSAENANIQPNPGLILRAEPTVTNILKTMDADHSKSPEGLLGVLGHMLSGKSLDLLLAAAAATGKLKSFARKFVKLNEFTKQITGEISKSGPVRALLFDISFLMLCHVAQTYGSEVILSDSNPPGEVPFFETWMLTCMPEEGKILNPDHPCFRPDSTKVESLVALLNNSSEMKLVQMKWHEVCLSISAAILEILNAWENGVLSTESIQKITENIKGKVCSMAVCAVAWLVAHVRMLGLDEREKSLQMIRQLATPLYGENTLQFYNERVVIMSSILEHMCADVLQQTATQIKFPSTGMDTIPYWNLLPPKKPIKEVLTSVFTKVLEKGWVDSRSIHIFDTLLHMGGVYWFCNNLVKELLKETRKEHTLRAVELLYAIFCLDMHQLTLTLLGHILPNLLTDSSKWHTLMDPPGKALAKLSVWCALSSYSSHSKVQASARQKKRHREDIEDYISLFPLDDTQPSKLMRLLSSNEEDSNILSSPNRSMSSSLSASQLHTVSMRDPLNRVLANLFLLISSILGAKTAGTHTQFVQWFMEECVECLEQGSRGSILQFMPFTMVSELVKVSTMSSPKIVLAITDLSLPLGRRVAAKAIAAL